CTCTTCCGTCATTGCTTAACGTCGGAACCCTAGAATCCCCAATCGTCAATCATGGGTAATGACATCGCTTTTCTTTCACTTTGAGTACTACCTGTCGACGTAGTTCACCGGTGATTTATTTCGCGAGAAAATGCTCTTCGTTCGCAGGTATCTCACGGGATTCAATGCACAAGAGACGTGCAACTGGAGGAAAGAAGAAGGCATGGAGGAAGAAGCGAAAGTAAGTTTCTTTTCGTTTCTTCTTAATTCAGTTTTCTTACGTTTCTCGTTCCGGTAATTGATGCATTATTCTGATTTAAAATCCTTGTTTTCTGAATAACTTGGAATTAATTTAGTCGCTACAAGTTTGTATTGATTTATTATTTAGGATAGCAGTATTATTTGATACAAGAGACCACTGTTACAGATATTCTTgcattttgaagaaaaatatttttaccaGATTGTGTTGGTTTTGTTGTGTCTTATcttattttgaattatatatttataattgtgGTTATTTGGCTGGCATCTGTTCTCCCATGCTCGTGCTGTGTAATTCCAAATAATTTACAAGTCAGTCTATATATAAACCATGTGTCCAGCTAGATCTATGGAGCTATGGTTCTGCTACTGCTGTTTCATTAATTTTCACTATTGTGTGTGACTAGGTATGAGCTCGGAAGACAACCGGCTAACACAAAGTTGTCGAGCAACAAGACAGTGCGCAGGGTGAGAGTTCGAGGAGGTAATGTGAAGTGGCGTGCCTTGAGGTTGGATACAGGAAACTATTCTTGGGGTAGTGAAGCTGTAACCAGAAAGACCCGTATTTTGGATGTGGTTTACAATGCATCAAACAATGAACTGGTTAGAACACAGACTTTGGTGAAAGGTGCCATTGTTCAAGTTGATGCTGCACCATTCAAGCAGTGGTACCTGCAGCACTATGGAGTTGAAATTGGCCGCAAGAAGAAGGCTGCTGCCAAGAAGGAAGGAGAGGTATGCATATgttcatttctttttatttgcATATGcacattttataatttttatgatatatattacttcgcataattttttatatttattaatggTTTGGTTAATGTATTTTGGAAATTGTAATTAGCAGTTTAATCTATCTACCCTTTTCTTGGTTTAGGAGACAACTGAGGCTGCTACTGAAGAAGTAAAGAAGAGCAACCATGTTCAAAGAAAACTAGAAAAGCGTCAGCAGGATCGAAAGATCGACACACATATTGAAGAACAATTTGGTGGTGGTCGTCTGTTGGCAGCCATTTCCTCTCGTCCTGGCCAGTGCGGCCGCTGCGATGGGTATGTGTATTCCACCTAAAGTTCTTTACTATGTGATGCATGATATTTGATTACAACCTGCATTCATGCGGGAGCTTGTTCTGTGATTTTCCCTTGTGCATGTTGTTTATTATGCGGGTGATGGGTACGGTGATTGGTTTCATTAGCATTTTTTGTAGTCCGaagtttatttttgaatttcaaTGTTATTAAAAGCAACTAGATTTAATTTTCTGGTGGGGTGGATGTTAAGGGATACCAAAATATGTGATTCATATTTTTGAGCTATGCACTTTTGTTGGCTGCTTCCATTCTTAGACACTGATTAGACGCTATCTAATGTTAAGCATGGTGTTTAAGGTGTAGGTTTATATGTCTTATATTATTTTTCTGGAAATAGGTATATTTTGGAGGGCAAGGAATTGGAGTTCTACATGAAGAAACTTCAGAGGAAGAAAGGAAAGGGTGCCAGCGCTTAAATTTTGCCTTGAGTTCATTCAAAGATGCATTTTGGTGCAAACATTTAATTGTCTTTTCATCGCCTTTCTATGTAATGTGCCGAACCAGAAGAGGTTTTTTAGAGTTGCTTTGAACTTGAAATTGTTATACACTGTTGATTTCGTGATATTTAAGTTTTAGATGGTTTTTTAGCTTGATTTTTATGTTGGTTGCTGAATTATCACTgtgattagttttttttttatgatttaacTATAATTAGTAAATAACCTTTTTGGTGACAGAAGTTTCAAAATTTCATTTCTGGGACGTTGCTCATTTTTGCTAGTGAACTCCTCCGTCGCCGCATGCACATTATGTGGT
The genomic region above belongs to Salvia miltiorrhiza cultivar Shanhuang (shh) chromosome 5, IMPLAD_Smil_shh, whole genome shotgun sequence and contains:
- the LOC130986224 gene encoding 40S ribosomal protein S8, whose protein sequence is MGISRDSMHKRRATGGKKKAWRKKRKYELGRQPANTKLSSNKTVRRVRVRGGNVKWRALRLDTGNYSWGSEAVTRKTRILDVVYNASNNELVRTQTLVKGAIVQVDAAPFKQWYLQHYGVEIGRKKKAAAKKEGEETTEAATEEVKKSNHVQRKLEKRQQDRKIDTHIEEQFGGGRLLAAISSRPGQCGRCDGYILEGKELEFYMKKLQRKKGKGASA